From a single Spartinivicinus poritis genomic region:
- a CDS encoding DUF4156 domain-containing protein has protein sequence MKRKSLVFTSLLALTGCSANKVLPQASNIELVNIAPNFSKCSYLGEVVGSQGNWFTGDFTSNENLMVGARNELKNEAFKLGGNIVYVQELRNTNAHQSLGTTNTTAIGKVYKCQRN, from the coding sequence ATGAAACGTAAATCTCTGGTTTTTACTAGTTTACTAGCGCTAACAGGATGCTCAGCAAATAAGGTATTACCACAAGCAAGCAATATTGAGTTAGTTAATATAGCGCCAAACTTCTCAAAATGCAGTTACTTAGGAGAAGTAGTTGGCTCACAAGGCAACTGGTTTACAGGTGACTTTACTTCAAATGAAAATTTAATGGTAGGTGCCAGAAATGAGTTAAAAAATGAGGCATTTAAACTTGGTGGAAATATAGTTTATGTGCAGGAACTAAGAAATACTAATGCCCATCAATCACTAGGTACCACAAATACTACAGCAATAGGTAAAGTTTATAAGTGCCAGAGAAACTAA
- a CDS encoding FG-GAP repeat domain-containing protein, producing MKNKLAQTIQISILASICTVSAISHASESHTNFDAKKLFTEVGTFTAPKSEHSYYYRDLDGDGSIEQLEINHWEGSFATNGVGNLGFGYAGSIDALSFTILKDINNDGLTDIVGIGNKGITTILNHGANFIGNTPILTKFKGNLKTNTDYLKIADINNDGSDDIIFLYKGSIYLIKGNNGSFSTKWKKVSGKFNTSRYKHIEVADVNYDGYPDLVGLNNKMVDVAINTQANGFQTTTSWLLHNAPLSQEPYSVKIADINQDGYADLLTFHQGGVVKVAENMSGNGFNQYKQVATKFYGYRQQSVADVNNDGKVDLLGLAKNKKGENILMVALNSAKGFGKTKLYHAPIRDFAEYNLQLNPYISKSKRNK from the coding sequence ATGAAAAATAAACTCGCTCAAACTATTCAAATTTCAATTCTAGCAAGTATTTGTACTGTTAGTGCTATTTCACATGCATCTGAAAGCCATACCAATTTTGATGCAAAAAAATTGTTTACTGAAGTGGGAACTTTCACTGCACCAAAAAGTGAACATAGCTATTATTATCGCGACTTGGATGGTGATGGATCAATAGAACAGCTAGAAATTAATCATTGGGAAGGCTCATTTGCTACCAATGGGGTTGGTAACTTAGGCTTTGGTTATGCAGGCAGTATAGATGCTCTATCTTTTACCATTTTAAAAGATATAAATAACGATGGCTTAACAGACATTGTAGGTATAGGAAATAAAGGTATTACCACCATTTTAAACCATGGTGCCAATTTTATTGGCAATACACCTATATTGACAAAATTTAAAGGTAACTTGAAAACCAATACAGACTACTTAAAAATAGCTGATATTAACAATGACGGCAGTGACGACATTATATTCTTATATAAAGGCAGCATTTATTTAATTAAAGGAAATAATGGTTCTTTTAGTACTAAATGGAAGAAAGTATCAGGGAAGTTTAATACTTCAAGATACAAACATATTGAAGTAGCCGATGTAAATTATGATGGATATCCAGACCTAGTGGGATTGAATAACAAAATGGTTGATGTAGCTATAAATACTCAAGCGAATGGCTTCCAAACAACAACGTCATGGCTATTACATAATGCACCTTTAAGTCAAGAGCCGTACAGTGTAAAAATTGCAGACATTAACCAGGATGGCTATGCAGACCTCCTCACCTTTCATCAAGGTGGCGTTGTTAAAGTTGCAGAAAATATGAGTGGAAATGGTTTTAACCAATACAAGCAAGTAGCAACAAAATTTTACGGATACAGACAGCAATCAGTTGCCGACGTAAATAATGATGGAAAAGTTGATCTTTTAGGTTTGGCAAAAAATAAAAAGGGTGAAAATATATTAATGGTTGCACTAAACTCAGCAAAAGGGTTTGGCAAGACAAAATTATATCATGCTCCAATTAGGGATTTTGCAGAGTATAACTTACAATTAAATCCTTACATCTCAAAATCAAAAAGAAACAAATAA
- a CDS encoding outer membrane beta-barrel protein: MKKTVLTAIIASTVATSTFAQDSINPFADEKSGFYLGIGAGKSSYDAYGDIEKDSQEELSQVKDYIKSNGGNAHYDIKGSNTSNIGKIFLGYRVNKYLGVELDYNQFSNADYKLNGSGSIKESDISLSGELNGKVTSKIKGIGIKTIGFYPVTNNIDLKASAGIMRWKIKEKHNLNYSGSLNTGDFLASLAGPSESNSESKSGNSLTLGLGANYNITNNVTVGLQWERIKDVGHKDLAFGETDIDTYTLSAQYNF; encoded by the coding sequence ATGAAAAAAACGGTTTTAACTGCCATTATTGCCAGTACAGTAGCAACATCAACTTTTGCACAAGACAGTATTAATCCCTTTGCTGATGAGAAAAGCGGTTTTTATTTGGGGATTGGAGCTGGTAAGTCTAGTTATGATGCTTATGGGGATATCGAGAAAGACTCTCAAGAAGAATTATCTCAAGTAAAAGATTACATTAAAAGCAACGGTGGTAACGCACATTATGATATAAAAGGTTCAAATACTAGCAATATAGGAAAAATATTTTTAGGATATCGAGTAAATAAGTATTTAGGTGTTGAATTAGACTATAATCAATTTTCTAACGCCGATTATAAGTTGAATGGTAGCGGTAGCATCAAAGAAAGTGATATTTCTCTTAGTGGTGAACTTAATGGAAAAGTTACAAGTAAAATTAAAGGAATAGGAATTAAAACAATTGGTTTTTACCCTGTCACTAATAATATTGACCTTAAAGCAAGTGCAGGTATTATGAGATGGAAAATTAAAGAAAAGCACAACCTCAACTACTCAGGAAGCTTAAATACTGGTGATTTCCTTGCTTCATTAGCAGGTCCATCAGAAAGCAATAGTGAAAGCAAAAGTGGAAACAGCTTAACTTTGGGCTTAGGCGCCAATTACAACATTACCAACAACGTCACCGTTGGCCTGCAATGGGAGCGTATCAAGGATGTTGGCCATAAAGACCTGGCTTTTGGTGAAACAGATATTGACACCTATACATTATCTGCTCAATACAATTTTTAA
- a CDS encoding MarR family winged helix-turn-helix transcriptional regulator — protein sequence MPTTKQSYSADDSMGYFIHRLSKVMQRRFELLLEESGAEITIQMWVILSAIGKHNITIPSKIADKTGIDRTATARSLTKMDKLKLISRKPSPEDGRSSQIYLTKKGEQALEIAAYCSHKTNEYFLDKLSSREHDSLKKIVTKLLSDEQGDISYN from the coding sequence ATGCCCACTACTAAGCAGTCCTACTCAGCAGATGACAGTATGGGATATTTTATTCATCGCCTCTCAAAAGTGATGCAAAGGCGCTTCGAGCTATTACTAGAAGAATCAGGTGCAGAGATTACTATACAAATGTGGGTAATCTTATCGGCTATTGGTAAACACAATATTACCATTCCCTCAAAAATAGCAGATAAAACGGGTATAGACCGTACAGCAACAGCCCGCTCCCTAACAAAAATGGATAAGCTAAAGTTGATTTCACGAAAACCCTCTCCGGAAGACGGACGATCGTCTCAAATTTATTTGACTAAAAAAGGTGAACAAGCTTTAGAAATCGCAGCATACTGCTCACACAAAACTAATGAATATTTTTTAGACAAACTTTCCAGTCGAGAGCATGACTCACTTAAAAAAATTGTTACCAAACTCTTATCAGATGAACAAGGAGATATATCTTATAACTAA
- a CDS encoding DUF2845 domain-containing protein: protein MITKANTALLKAFAVLISVLMFSISVNTYADSMRCKNRLVSTGDSKATVLLKCGEPWLKEDHSYTVTEKRNSDLYRYNQQHNGVNAHGASREVTRLIKVEKWTYNVGRNKFLRIITFKEGVIDSIETGDRAN from the coding sequence ATGATTACAAAAGCAAACACTGCTCTATTAAAGGCGTTTGCCGTTTTAATTTCGGTATTAATGTTTTCTATTTCGGTAAATACGTATGCTGATAGTATGCGTTGTAAAAATCGACTGGTTTCAACCGGTGATTCAAAAGCAACAGTATTATTAAAGTGTGGCGAGCCTTGGTTGAAAGAAGACCACAGCTATACAGTGACTGAAAAAAGAAATAGTGACTTATATCGCTATAATCAACAGCATAATGGCGTCAATGCTCATGGAGCCAGTAGGGAAGTGACCAGGCTTATCAAAGTAGAGAAGTGGACTTATAATGTTGGACGTAACAAGTTTCTAAGAATTATTACTTTCAAAGAAGGGGTTATTGACTCTATAGAAACAGGTGATCGAGCCAACTAA
- a CDS encoding peptidylprolyl isomerase, producing the protein MNQPACSHASHQTAPITINPVFVNGEEISEQDIAQEVQYHPADNPEEAVYLATQALVIKLLLNQQIKKQQLPIEQRTEESEEEAAIRTLLEQEVDIPTASEQECKQIYATNPERFTSPPVMAVKHILLAAAPEDTPARMEAKQQAENIIKELTNEPALFNELALAYSACPSKESGGDLGQISKGQTTPEFERQVFKLAPGLSPRPIETRYGYHVVWVTAKAEGQPLSYEQVETKIKSYLQTKVRLRAIQQYLAILVAEANIKGIEINLEDAGLL; encoded by the coding sequence ATGAATCAACCAGCCTGCTCTCATGCTTCACACCAAACAGCTCCGATTACAATTAATCCTGTTTTCGTCAATGGAGAAGAAATATCAGAACAGGACATTGCCCAGGAGGTGCAGTACCATCCAGCCGACAACCCTGAAGAAGCCGTGTATTTAGCAACCCAAGCGTTAGTAATAAAGCTATTACTTAATCAACAAATAAAAAAACAGCAACTGCCCATAGAACAAAGGACTGAAGAGTCTGAAGAAGAAGCCGCTATACGCACATTATTAGAACAAGAAGTAGATATCCCCACTGCTTCAGAACAAGAGTGCAAACAAATCTATGCTACTAACCCAGAGCGCTTTACCAGCCCTCCTGTCATGGCAGTTAAGCATATTTTATTAGCAGCAGCACCAGAAGATACCCCCGCACGAATGGAGGCTAAGCAACAAGCAGAAAATATAATTAAGGAACTGACTAATGAGCCCGCTCTTTTCAATGAACTTGCTTTAGCCTACTCAGCCTGTCCATCCAAAGAGTCTGGCGGTGATTTAGGACAAATCAGCAAAGGACAAACCACCCCAGAGTTTGAACGCCAAGTATTTAAGCTAGCACCTGGGCTATCACCTCGACCTATTGAAACACGTTACGGTTATCATGTGGTTTGGGTAACAGCAAAGGCAGAAGGCCAACCGCTCTCCTATGAGCAAGTTGAAACTAAAATTAAAAGCTACCTACAAACAAAAGTGAGACTAAGGGCTATTCAACAATACTTAGCTATATTGGTGGCTGAGGCGAATATAAAGGGGATTGAAATAAACTTAGAGGATGCTGGGTTGCTATAA